One window of Sardina pilchardus chromosome 2, fSarPil1.1, whole genome shotgun sequence genomic DNA carries:
- the pou4f2 gene encoding POU domain, class 4, transcription factor 2, whose protein sequence is MCAFYLQLQSNIFGGLDESLLARAEALAAVDIASQTKSHHHPPHHSPFKPDATYHTMNTLPCTSSSSSVPISHPSALSGHHHHHHHHHHHQPHQGLEGDLLDHITPGLALAGAMAGPDVSTPAHPAHMAGMNHMHQAAINMAHVHGLPTHMGCMSDVDADPRDLEAFAERFKQRRIKLGVTQADVGSALANLKIPGVGSLSQSTICRFESLTLSHNNMIALKPILQAWLEEAEKSHREKLNKPELFNGAEKKRKRTSIAAPEKRSLEAYFAIQPRPSSEKIAAIAEKLDLKKNVVRVWFCNQRQKQKRMKYSACV, encoded by the coding sequence ATGTGTGCATTCTATTTGCAATTGCAGAGCAATATATTCGGCGGTTTGGATGAGAGCTTGTTGGCCCGCGCGGAAGCTCTGGCGGCGGTGGATATAGCCTCGCAGACCAAGAGCCACCATCACCCTCCTCACCACAGTCCCTTCAAGCCGGACGCAACCTACCACACCATGAATACTCTTCCCTGCACCTCGTCTTCTTCCTCCGTGCCTATTTCGCACCCGTCAGCCCTGTCcggtcaccaccatcaccaccaccatcaccaccaccaccagccgcACCAAGGTCTAGAAGGGGATCTGCTTGACCACATCACCCCAGGACTGGCACTAGCAGGAGCCATGGCAGGGCCGGATGTCTCCACGCCTGCGCACCCAGCCCACATGGCCGGGATGAACCATATGCACCAGGCGGCTATCAACATGGCTCACGTCCACGGTCTGCCGACCCACATGGGCTGTATGAGCGACGTGGATGCTGATCCAAGGGACTTAGAAGCTTTTGCTGAGAGGTTTAAGCAGCGGCGGATCAAACTCGGCGTGACCCAAGCGGATGTTGGATCAGCACTGGCCAACCTGAAGATTCCAGGAGTGGGCTCCCTCAGCCAGAGCACAATCTGCCGATTCGAATCTCTGACATTGTCGCACAACAATATGATCGCACTAAAGCCAATTCTCCAAGCCTGGCTTGAGGAAGCAGAGAAATCTCACCGAGAGAAACTGAATAAACCGGAGCTGTTCAACGGAGCGGAGAAGAAGCGAAAGCGCACGTCGATAGCAGCCCCAGAGAAGCGCTCCCTCGAAGCTTATTTCGCCATTCAGCCCCGTCCTTCTTCTGAGAAAATAGCGGCAATAGCTGAGAAACTGGACCTCAAAAAGAACGTTGTGCGTGTCTGGTTCTGCAATCAGCGACAGAAACAGAAACGAATGAAGTACTCTGCATGCGTCTAG